A single window of Pectobacterium parmentieri DNA harbors:
- a CDS encoding NAD-dependent malic enzyme: MELEYESKRPLYIPYAGPILLEFPLLNKGSAFTEEERADFNLAGLLPEAVETIEEQAERAWRQYQEFKHDIEKHVYLRNIQDTNETLFYRLLDGHLNEMMPIIYTPTVGEACEHFSDIYRRARGLFISYPNRANIDDMLQNATKQNVKVIVVTDGERILGLGDQGIGGMGIPIGKLSLYTACGGISPAYTLPVVLDVGTNNPQRLNDPLYMGWRHPRITDDEYYAFVDEFIQAVKRRWPNVLLQFEDFAQKNATPLLNRYRDEICSFNDDIQGTAAVAIGSLIAASRAAGTQLRDQTVAFLGAGSAGCGIAEQIIAQMKSEGLSEEEARARVFMVDRFGLLTDKLPNLLDFQSKLVQKSELLADWDCSSDAISLLEVVRNAKPTILIGVSGQPGLFTEEIIREMYKHCARPIVMPLSNPTSRVEARPEDIIRWTEGTALVATGSPFSPVHYQDNVFPIAQCNNSYIFPGIGLGVLASGAKRITDGMLMAASRALADCSPLANNGEGALLPDLSDIQQVSKRIALEVGKAAQLQGVAVVTSADALQKAIDHNFWQPQYRSYKRTSF, encoded by the coding sequence GCTGGTCCGATCTTGCTCGAATTTCCCCTGCTGAATAAAGGCAGCGCGTTTACTGAAGAAGAGCGTGCTGATTTTAACCTCGCAGGTCTGCTGCCAGAAGCGGTTGAAACCATCGAAGAACAGGCAGAACGCGCCTGGCGTCAGTATCAGGAATTCAAACACGATATTGAAAAACACGTTTACCTACGCAACATTCAGGATACCAACGAGACACTGTTCTACCGTCTGTTGGACGGTCACCTCAATGAGATGATGCCTATCATCTACACCCCGACCGTCGGCGAAGCCTGTGAACACTTCTCTGATATCTATCGTCGCGCCCGTGGCCTGTTTATTTCCTACCCTAACCGCGCCAATATCGACGATATGCTGCAAAACGCCACCAAGCAGAACGTGAAAGTCATCGTTGTCACCGATGGTGAACGTATTCTCGGTCTGGGCGATCAGGGTATCGGCGGGATGGGAATTCCAATCGGTAAGCTGTCGCTGTACACCGCCTGTGGCGGCATCAGCCCAGCCTACACCCTGCCTGTCGTTCTGGACGTGGGTACAAACAACCCGCAGCGCCTAAACGATCCGTTGTACATGGGCTGGCGTCATCCGCGCATCACCGACGACGAATACTATGCATTCGTTGACGAGTTCATTCAGGCCGTGAAACGTCGCTGGCCGAACGTGCTGTTGCAGTTTGAAGACTTCGCGCAGAAAAATGCGACTCCGCTGCTGAACCGCTATCGCGATGAAATCTGTAGCTTTAACGATGACATTCAGGGCACCGCCGCCGTCGCTATCGGCAGCCTGATTGCCGCCAGCCGTGCAGCAGGCACACAGTTACGCGATCAGACCGTCGCCTTCCTGGGTGCAGGCTCCGCTGGCTGTGGTATCGCTGAGCAAATCATCGCGCAAATGAAGTCCGAAGGGCTGAGTGAAGAAGAAGCTCGCGCACGCGTCTTCATGGTTGACCGCTTCGGTCTGCTGACGGACAAACTGCCAAACCTGCTCGATTTCCAGAGCAAACTGGTACAGAAAAGCGAACTGCTGGCTGATTGGGATTGCAGCAGCGATGCAATTTCACTGCTGGAAGTGGTGCGCAATGCCAAGCCGACCATCCTGATCGGTGTATCCGGCCAGCCGGGTCTGTTTACGGAAGAAATCATCCGTGAAATGTACAAACACTGTGCTCGTCCTATCGTGATGCCACTGTCTAACCCGACATCTCGCGTGGAAGCTCGTCCAGAAGACATCATTCGCTGGACAGAGGGCACCGCGCTGGTTGCAACCGGTAGTCCGTTCTCTCCGGTTCACTATCAGGATAACGTCTTCCCTATCGCACAGTGCAACAACTCCTACATTTTCCCAGGTATCGGGTTAGGTGTACTGGCATCGGGAGCCAAGCGTATCACTGACGGTATGTTGATGGCCGCTAGCCGTGCGTTGGCTGACTGCTCGCCGCTGGCGAATAACGGTGAAGGCGCTCTGCTGCCGGATCTGTCCGATATCCAGCAGGTGTCTAAGCGTATCGCGCTGGAAGTGGGTAAAGCCGCGCAACTGCAAGGTGTCGCGGTTGTGACCTCTGCCGATGCCTTGCAAAAAGCGATTGACCATAACTTCTGGCAGCCACAGTACCGCAGCTACAAACGAACTTCGTTCTAA